One genomic region from Pseudomonas sp. R5-89-07 encodes:
- a CDS encoding transferase, with protein MSSPEISRFITQWPSLGLAPSAAWQVTQDCENQVLTLLSRLGSGYHRHGNCAIHESAIVEEGAVLKGPIIIGEGSFVAAGAYLRGGVYLGSHCIVGPSCELKSSFMLDGSKLAHFNFVGDSLMGEGVNIEAGAIIANYRNELNGAAIRIRHGASVIETGVNKFGALVGDGSKIGANAVIAPGALLQPNSQVPRLGLVDQFAYD; from the coding sequence ATGAGTTCACCAGAGATCAGCAGGTTTATCACCCAATGGCCCTCACTTGGCCTGGCTCCCTCAGCAGCCTGGCAGGTCACCCAGGACTGCGAAAACCAAGTACTCACGCTGCTTTCGCGCCTTGGCTCCGGCTACCACCGCCACGGCAACTGCGCTATTCACGAAAGTGCGATTGTCGAGGAAGGTGCCGTGCTGAAGGGCCCGATCATTATCGGCGAAGGGTCATTCGTGGCCGCAGGTGCGTACCTGCGTGGAGGCGTCTACCTGGGCAGCCATTGCATTGTGGGGCCCAGCTGTGAACTGAAAAGCAGCTTCATGCTGGATGGCAGCAAGTTGGCGCACTTCAATTTTGTCGGCGACTCGCTGATGGGTGAAGGCGTGAATATCGAGGCCGGGGCAATCATCGCCAACTATCGCAACGAGCTCAATGGCGCGGCGATCAGGATCCGCCATGGGGCCAGCGTGATAGAGACCGGCGTGAACAAGTTCGGTGCCTTGGTGGGCGACGGCAGCAAAATTGGCGCCAATGCAGTGATCGCTCCCGGTGCGCTCTTGCAACCCAACAGCCAGGTGCCACGTTTGGGGCTGGTTGACCAGTTCGCCTACGATTGA
- a CDS encoding alpha/beta fold hydrolase, which translates to MKATLAALCLICLTGPAFAGDSPVGFKTTTLSDAHNERPLEMVVWYPTTTNATPQLIRDDAVFVGAHAVPDAPPAEGEHPLLVLSHGYRGNWGNQAWLASALARQGYIVAAVNHPGSTTKDRSPKAAAQLSQRPADLSRVIDSVLAQPAQFGAVAQNRIALAGHSLGGWTVLESAGARFDPERFAKDCGIHPQLSSCRVYQQMNPAGAPGGEAQLAADLRDKRVSAVVSLDIGLSRGFADASLAALPVPVLVIAAGAPSEDLPAQLESADLAKRLPKASTHYVEISDASHFSFMAQCKPGAAAMLDEDAPGDGIICQDGDGARPRAVIQQQVIGLITEFLPR; encoded by the coding sequence GTGAAAGCCACCCTCGCCGCCCTGTGCCTGATTTGCCTGACGGGTCCCGCCTTCGCCGGCGACAGCCCTGTGGGTTTCAAGACCACCACCTTGTCCGATGCGCACAACGAGCGCCCACTGGAGATGGTCGTCTGGTACCCCACGACCACAAACGCCACACCACAGCTGATCCGAGACGACGCGGTGTTCGTCGGCGCCCACGCCGTGCCCGATGCACCGCCGGCCGAGGGTGAACATCCGCTGCTGGTGCTTTCCCACGGCTACCGCGGCAACTGGGGCAATCAGGCGTGGCTGGCCAGCGCTCTGGCCCGTCAGGGCTATATCGTGGCGGCCGTCAATCATCCGGGCAGCACGACTAAAGACCGCAGCCCCAAAGCCGCCGCGCAATTGTCGCAACGGCCCGCAGACCTGAGTCGCGTGATCGACTCGGTGCTCGCACAACCCGCGCAGTTCGGCGCAGTGGCGCAAAACCGTATTGCGCTGGCGGGCCACTCCCTCGGCGGCTGGACCGTGCTGGAAAGCGCGGGGGCGCGCTTCGATCCCGAGCGTTTTGCCAAGGATTGCGGCATCCATCCGCAACTGAGCAGCTGCAGGGTTTACCAGCAAATGAACCCCGCCGGTGCACCGGGTGGCGAAGCGCAATTGGCTGCGGACCTGCGCGACAAGCGTGTCAGTGCAGTGGTGTCCCTGGACATTGGCTTGTCACGCGGTTTTGCCGATGCGAGCCTGGCGGCGCTGCCGGTGCCCGTGCTGGTGATCGCCGCTGGGGCGCCGTCTGAAGATCTGCCTGCGCAGCTCGAATCTGCCGACCTGGCCAAACGGCTCCCCAAGGCTTCAACGCACTATGTTGAGATCAGCGATGCGAGCCACTTCAGCTTTATGGCGCAGTGCAAGCCAGGCGCAGCGGCAATGCTCGACGAGGATGCGCCTGGCGACGGCATCATTTGCCAGGATGGCGACGGCGCGCGGCCACGGGCGGTGATTCAGCAGCAGGTCATCGGGCTGATCACCGAGTTTCTGCCACGCTGA
- a CDS encoding DUF2986 domain-containing protein: MNRQKKLQQLFKAKAKKASAKLAPKSKDKYVSKADRVKLAAEADPAPVTSPETPAE, encoded by the coding sequence ATGAACCGCCAGAAAAAACTCCAGCAGCTCTTCAAGGCCAAAGCTAAAAAGGCCAGCGCCAAACTGGCGCCGAAAAGCAAAGATAAATACGTCAGCAAGGCCGACCGCGTTAAGCTGGCGGCCGAGGCCGACCCAGCGCCGGTTACGTCACCCGAGACGCCTGCTGAATAA
- a CDS encoding GlxA family transcriptional regulator, with product MSVPVLFVLLPNVLMLDLAGPAEVLRLAAQVDDPAAVAFELQYVSPVQSLHSSIGLPLTGLAPLPTSLAPGTLVVLVGSSMKVDKARQQAFESASDSLVQWLQDVFAPSGERLICVCAGALTAARAGLLDGRQCTTHHALCAALQALAPKARVLENRLYVTDGPVSCSAGITAGIDMMLHLVAERAGPRLACAVARDMVVYLRRSGSDPQLSPWITGRNHLHPAVHRVQDAVACAPCEAWTVTRMADLACTGSRHLARLFHEHVGISPLDYLHRLRLAVARELLVESSLDIETVAERAGFGSARHLRRIWSKYEAGTPSAMRLIQQASRVT from the coding sequence ATGAGCGTGCCGGTGCTGTTCGTGCTGTTGCCCAATGTGCTGATGCTCGACCTGGCGGGCCCTGCCGAAGTGCTGCGCCTGGCCGCCCAGGTCGATGACCCTGCGGCGGTGGCTTTCGAGCTGCAATACGTCAGCCCGGTGCAATCCCTGCACAGCTCCATCGGCTTGCCGTTGACAGGCCTGGCGCCCTTGCCGACCAGCCTGGCCCCCGGCACCTTGGTGGTGTTGGTCGGCTCCAGCATGAAGGTGGACAAAGCACGCCAGCAAGCCTTCGAATCAGCCAGCGACAGCCTGGTGCAGTGGCTGCAGGATGTATTCGCGCCGTCTGGCGAACGGTTGATATGCGTGTGCGCCGGCGCGTTGACGGCCGCCCGCGCCGGGCTGCTCGACGGGCGCCAATGCACCACGCACCACGCACTGTGTGCCGCTCTTCAGGCGCTTGCGCCGAAGGCCCGGGTCCTGGAAAACCGCCTTTACGTCACCGACGGTCCGGTCAGTTGCAGTGCCGGGATCACCGCCGGCATCGATATGATGCTGCACCTGGTCGCCGAGCGCGCCGGGCCCAGGCTGGCGTGCGCCGTGGCGCGGGACATGGTGGTGTACTTGCGCCGCAGCGGCAGTGACCCGCAGCTATCGCCATGGATAACCGGACGTAATCACCTGCACCCGGCCGTCCACCGCGTGCAGGACGCCGTTGCCTGCGCCCCCTGTGAAGCCTGGACCGTCACCCGCATGGCGGACTTGGCCTGCACCGGCAGCCGCCATCTGGCGCGGCTGTTCCACGAGCATGTCGGCATCAGCCCGCTGGATTATCTGCATCGCCTGCGCCTGGCCGTGGCCCGCGAACTGCTGGTCGAGTCGAGCCTGGATATCGAAACCGTCGCCGAGCGCGCAGGCTTTGGTTCGGCCCGCCATCTGCGGCGTATCTGGAGCAAATACGAGGCCGGCACGCCTTCAGCGATGCGCCTTATTCAGCAGGCGTCTCGGGTGACGTAA
- a CDS encoding cysteine hydrolase family protein, whose product MSRKALIVIDAQHSFRHAPYWSENDLPDYLANQQALIDGCVQQGIPVVQVFHVEDQGHFSMASGNVRALSELSIDPQLVIHKRLHSALAGTELAARLTQMGVTTLIISGIRTEQCCETTTRQASDSGFNVDFVSEATLTFPMTHARSGRVYTPAQIRERTELVLEDRFARIVTVDQALAG is encoded by the coding sequence ATGAGCCGCAAAGCCCTGATCGTGATCGACGCCCAACATTCCTTTCGTCATGCACCCTACTGGTCCGAAAATGACCTGCCGGATTACCTAGCAAACCAGCAGGCGCTCATCGACGGTTGTGTTCAGCAAGGCATCCCGGTGGTACAAGTGTTTCATGTGGAAGACCAGGGGCACTTTTCGATGGCATCGGGTAACGTCAGGGCATTGAGCGAACTGTCGATCGACCCGCAGTTGGTCATCCATAAGCGCTTGCACAGCGCTTTGGCCGGTACGGAACTGGCCGCGCGCCTCACACAGATGGGCGTCACCACGCTGATCATCAGTGGTATCCGCACCGAGCAGTGCTGTGAAACCACGACGCGGCAGGCCTCGGACAGCGGTTTTAACGTCGACTTCGTCAGTGAGGCCACGCTGACGTTCCCTATGACCCACGCACGCAGCGGCCGCGTCTATACCCCGGCGCAGATTCGCGAGCGAACGGAGCTGGTCCTGGAAGATCGGTTTGCGCGCATCGTCACCGTCGACCAGGCACTGGCGGGGTGA
- a CDS encoding YeeE/YedE family protein, which yields MSTSLSLTPARKPLAPLVAFIVLVAGALFLQNTVGIRQVLLLIVGAALGLTLYHAAFGFTSAWRVFIKDRRGAGLRAQMVMLAVAVLLFFPALGAGTLFGQPVVGLVAPAGVSVVFGAFIFGIGMQLGGGCASGTLFTVGGGNARMLVTLLFFICGSLIATHHVDWWFALPSFAPVSIVKSFGVLPALVLSLAVFAIIALVTVRLEKGRHGQLEVGVSSEHQGLRRFLRGPWPLVWGAIGLALLNYATLALAGRPWGITSAFALWGAKVASGLGVDVASWAFWQMPGNAKALAAPVWEDITSVMDIGIVLGALLAAGLAGRFAPSLKIPARSLIAAVIGGLLLGYGSRLAYGCNIGAYFSGIASGSLHGWLWLVAAFIGNSVGVRLRPFFFAGERPQVALNGC from the coding sequence ATGAGCACCTCCCTATCCCTGACTCCGGCGCGCAAGCCGCTCGCGCCCCTGGTGGCCTTTATCGTTCTGGTGGCGGGCGCCCTGTTCCTGCAAAACACGGTGGGTATCCGCCAGGTTCTGCTGTTGATCGTCGGCGCCGCCCTGGGCTTGACGCTGTACCACGCCGCCTTTGGTTTTACCTCGGCCTGGCGGGTGTTTATCAAGGATCGGCGTGGCGCCGGGTTGCGGGCGCAGATGGTGATGCTGGCGGTGGCGGTGTTGCTGTTTTTCCCGGCGCTGGGGGCGGGTACCTTGTTCGGCCAGCCGGTGGTCGGGCTGGTGGCGCCGGCGGGGGTGTCGGTGGTATTCGGGGCGTTTATCTTCGGTATCGGCATGCAGTTGGGCGGTGGTTGTGCGTCGGGCACGCTGTTCACCGTGGGCGGCGGTAATGCGCGGATGCTGGTGACTTTGTTGTTCTTTATCTGCGGCTCGTTGATCGCCACCCATCATGTTGACTGGTGGTTTGCCTTGCCGTCATTTGCGCCCGTTTCAATCGTCAAAAGCTTCGGCGTACTGCCGGCGTTGGTTCTGAGCCTGGCGGTGTTCGCGATCATTGCGCTGGTGACCGTGCGCCTGGAGAAGGGCCGCCACGGCCAGCTTGAAGTCGGCGTGAGCAGCGAGCATCAAGGCCTGCGCCGCTTCCTGCGCGGGCCTTGGCCACTGGTGTGGGGCGCGATTGGCCTGGCCTTGCTCAACTATGCCACGCTGGCCCTGGCCGGGCGGCCATGGGGCATTACTTCCGCGTTCGCGCTGTGGGGCGCCAAGGTGGCGAGTGGGCTGGGTGTGGACGTGGCCAGTTGGGCATTCTGGCAAATGCCGGGCAACGCCAAGGCCCTGGCCGCGCCGGTTTGGGAAGACATCACCAGCGTCATGGACATCGGCATTGTACTCGGCGCGTTGTTGGCCGCAGGCCTGGCCGGGCGTTTCGCACCGAGCCTGAAGATTCCGGCGCGCTCGTTGATCGCGGCGGTCATCGGCGGTCTGTTGCTCGGTTATGGTTCGCGCCTGGCCTATGGCTGCAACATCGGCGCCTACTTCAGCGGGATCGCCTCGGGCAGCCTGCATGGCTGGCTGTGGCTGGTGGCAGCGTTTATCGGCAATAGCGTGGGCGTGCGCCTGCGGCCGTTTTTCTTCGCTGGCGAACGGCCCCAGGTGGCCTTGAATGGGTGCTGA
- a CDS encoding GNAT family N-acetyltransferase — MEYSGEGFFLRALTSDDCELINRYEKANRGHLQRWEPLRDEQYFTVESARARVQEQLESMQAAESVFFLLLEPESGELLGRCNYTNIVRGVFQACNLGFSLAEVAQGRGLMRKTLQITNSYCFEQVGLHRIMANHLPSNVRSERLLQSLGFEREGYARAYLKIAGAWQDHVLRSLINPR; from the coding sequence ATGGAATACTCAGGGGAAGGATTTTTTCTTCGAGCATTAACGAGTGACGATTGTGAGTTGATCAACCGCTACGAAAAAGCGAATCGTGGCCACTTGCAACGCTGGGAACCGCTAAGAGATGAGCAGTACTTCACCGTTGAGAGCGCTAGGGCGAGGGTCCAGGAGCAGCTTGAAAGTATGCAAGCCGCGGAGTCCGTTTTTTTTCTCCTGCTGGAACCTGAGAGTGGAGAGCTTCTGGGGCGGTGTAACTACACGAATATCGTGAGGGGCGTTTTTCAAGCATGCAACCTCGGCTTTTCATTGGCAGAGGTTGCCCAAGGCAGAGGTTTGATGAGGAAAACACTTCAAATCACCAACAGTTACTGCTTTGAGCAAGTCGGCCTGCATCGGATTATGGCCAACCATTTGCCGAGCAATGTGCGAAGCGAGCGCCTTCTGCAGTCCTTGGGGTTTGAAAGGGAGGGCTACGCACGAGCCTATCTAAAAATTGCTGGTGCCTGGCAAGACCATGTACTGAGATCGCTGATTAATCCTCGATAA
- a CDS encoding DUF2247 family protein: protein MSPLGVLISLGLACWSTIFLGFRKRWIGREDIFEFAMNQLLNGCESERVAIIAGGEYLSDEELLEVVSRQMEMTNLLAEIEKWRLAFLLCIDTSNDSDENKINRLQEVYADFDYPEDMASCSIYSQDGVDPLVAMSRVVEKLRERFLLR from the coding sequence ATGTCCCCACTTGGTGTATTGATTAGTTTGGGTTTGGCTTGTTGGTCAACCATTTTTTTGGGATTTAGAAAGCGCTGGATAGGACGAGAAGATATTTTTGAGTTTGCCATGAATCAGCTTTTAAATGGTTGCGAAAGCGAGCGCGTTGCCATCATTGCTGGAGGCGAATATTTAAGCGATGAAGAACTTCTTGAGGTTGTCTCAAGACAAATGGAGATGACGAATCTTCTTGCCGAAATTGAAAAGTGGCGTTTGGCTTTTCTACTTTGTATTGACACGTCGAATGACAGTGACGAAAACAAAATAAATAGACTTCAGGAAGTCTATGCGGACTTTGATTATCCGGAAGATATGGCTTCGTGCAGTATTTACTCTCAGGATGGTGTCGACCCGCTTGTAGCAATGAGCCGAGTTGTGGAAAAACTAAGAGAGAGGTTTTTGCTCCGATAA